Proteins found in one Litorihabitans aurantiacus genomic segment:
- a CDS encoding glycoside hydrolase family 13 protein → MSRPDLRDPHHDGSARFVDPGPYRLGGTAGLRVLVPDLADGRDGADRVVLRSLRDGEPALTPARAGGRTAGGRWWHVALPLTNPVTSYRFFLGGPDGAYRWLNAEGVHARDTSDGADFLLRVDHAPPDWVADEVAYQIFPDRFARSSPDTAPPAWAREAAWDEPVIGSGPGVERQWYGGDLDGVAAHLDHVVALGAGVLYLTPMFEGRSNHRYDAVTFDRIDPALGGDDALLRLIAAAHARGLRVLGDLTTNHTGREHEWFLAAQAEADSPEAAFYSFTEHPHEYVSWLDVPSLPKLDHTSTELRRRLYRGADSVVGRWTAAGLDGWRIDVANMTGRLGADDLTHEVAREIRATMHAVDPDAWLLAEHGHDAGADLSGDGWDGTMDYQGFTRPLWTWLNGGAPGAGTGGSDAVEHGLHFLGLPVDIPVLPAHAITRTMREVHAAMPWSALAASTLHLSSHDTPRFRTVAGGGVKGGVDHDGAGRDLHLLALALQMTMPGVPSVFAGDEIGLTGTNGEHARTPFPWDPAAWDGATWEDYRAWIALRREHVALRRGGLRWAHVGVDSLTYLREHAEQRLLVHVARADGEDVRLPLELLGGAEPTVLRGEAPRVAGDAVVLPARRGALVWELALDAGWGAAAPP, encoded by the coding sequence ATGAGCCGCCCCGACCTGCGCGATCCCCACCACGACGGTTCCGCCCGCTTCGTCGATCCCGGTCCGTACCGGCTCGGCGGCACGGCGGGTCTGCGCGTGCTGGTGCCCGACCTCGCCGACGGCCGCGACGGCGCCGACCGCGTGGTCCTGCGCTCGTTGCGCGACGGCGAGCCCGCCCTCACCCCGGCACGCGCCGGTGGGCGCACCGCGGGCGGGCGCTGGTGGCACGTGGCGCTGCCGCTGACCAACCCCGTCACGAGCTACCGGTTCTTCCTCGGCGGTCCGGACGGCGCCTACCGCTGGCTCAACGCCGAGGGCGTGCACGCGCGCGACACCTCCGACGGTGCCGACTTCCTCCTGCGGGTCGACCACGCACCGCCGGACTGGGTGGCCGACGAGGTCGCCTACCAGATCTTCCCCGACCGGTTCGCGCGGTCCTCGCCGGACACCGCGCCGCCCGCGTGGGCGCGCGAGGCGGCGTGGGACGAGCCCGTCATCGGCAGCGGCCCCGGCGTCGAGCGCCAGTGGTACGGCGGCGATCTCGACGGCGTGGCCGCCCACCTCGACCACGTCGTCGCGCTCGGCGCGGGGGTGCTCTACCTGACGCCGATGTTCGAGGGCCGGTCCAACCACCGCTACGACGCCGTCACGTTCGACCGCATCGACCCCGCCCTGGGCGGGGACGACGCGCTGCTGCGTCTCATCGCCGCGGCCCACGCCCGCGGCCTGCGCGTGCTCGGCGACCTCACCACGAACCACACCGGTCGCGAGCACGAGTGGTTCCTCGCGGCCCAGGCGGAGGCCGACTCACCCGAGGCGGCCTTCTACTCCTTCACGGAGCACCCGCACGAGTACGTCTCCTGGCTCGACGTCCCCTCGCTGCCCAAGCTCGACCACACGAGCACCGAGCTGCGGCGGCGCCTGTACCGGGGCGCGGACTCCGTCGTCGGGCGCTGGACGGCCGCCGGCCTGGACGGCTGGCGCATCGACGTCGCGAACATGACCGGGCGGCTCGGCGCGGACGACCTCACCCACGAGGTCGCGCGCGAGATCCGCGCGACCATGCACGCCGTCGACCCCGACGCGTGGCTGCTGGCCGAGCACGGGCACGACGCCGGCGCCGACCTGAGCGGCGACGGCTGGGACGGGACCATGGACTACCAGGGCTTCACCCGCCCGCTGTGGACGTGGCTCAACGGGGGAGCGCCGGGCGCGGGCACGGGTGGGAGCGACGCCGTCGAGCACGGCCTGCACTTCCTCGGGCTGCCGGTCGACATCCCCGTGCTGCCCGCGCACGCGATCACGCGCACGATGCGCGAGGTGCACGCGGCCATGCCGTGGTCCGCCCTGGCGGCGTCCACGCTGCACCTCAGCTCGCACGACACGCCACGGTTCCGCACCGTGGCCGGCGGTGGCGTCAAGGGCGGGGTCGACCACGACGGCGCTGGTCGCGACCTGCACCTGCTGGCGCTCGCGCTGCAGATGACGATGCCCGGTGTGCCCTCGGTCTTCGCGGGCGACGAGATCGGGCTGACCGGGACGAACGGTGAGCACGCGCGCACACCGTTCCCCTGGGACCCGGCCGCGTGGGACGGCGCGACCTGGGAGGACTACCGGGCGTGGATCGCGCTGCGCCGCGAGCACGTGGCGCTGCGGCGCGGGGGCCTGCGGTGGGCGCACGTCGGGGTCGACTCGCTCACGTATCTGCGCGAGCACGCCGAGCAGCGGCTGCTGGTGCACGTCGCGCGCGCCGACGGCGAGGACGTCCGGCTGCCGCTGGAACTCCTCGGCGGGGCGGAGCCGACCGTGCTGCGCGGTGAGGCGCCCCGGGTGGCGGGCGACGCCGTCGTGCTCCCGGCCCGCCGCGGCGCGCTCGTGTGGGAGCTCGCCCTCGACGCGGGGTGGGGCGCCGCCGCCCCGCCCTGA
- a CDS encoding alpha-amylase family glycosyl hydrolase codes for MALPFYTSPQADHGYDIADYRDVDPIFGTLADADALIERAHQLGLRVVVDLVPNHTSDAHAWFRAALESAPGSAERARYHFHDGRGEDGQEPPNNWQSVFGGPAWTRTTNADGTPGQWYLHLFDTRQPDLNWENPEIRDEFRSVLRFWLDRGVDGFRVDVAHGMVKAEGLPDWAGHSSMISEAETGDGDEGEQAGDDVDLGNVGPMWNQPGVHEIYRDWHAVLEEYGADRMLVAEAWVSPLPELARYVRPDEMQQAFNFAFLASHWHADELRSVIEHSIQVNDSVGAPTTWVLSNHDVVRHATRFGLRSAGGTSRRSGPTTTRATPSSACAAPGPRPC; via the coding sequence GTGGCTCTCCCCTTCTACACCTCGCCGCAGGCCGACCACGGCTACGACATCGCCGACTACCGCGACGTCGACCCGATCTTCGGCACCCTCGCGGACGCGGACGCGCTGATCGAGCGCGCCCACCAGCTGGGCCTGCGCGTCGTCGTCGACCTCGTGCCGAACCACACCTCCGACGCGCACGCGTGGTTCCGCGCGGCGCTCGAGTCGGCCCCCGGCAGCGCCGAGCGTGCCCGCTACCACTTCCACGACGGCCGCGGCGAGGACGGGCAGGAGCCGCCCAACAACTGGCAGAGCGTGTTCGGTGGGCCCGCCTGGACCCGCACCACGAACGCCGACGGCACGCCCGGCCAGTGGTACCTGCACCTGTTCGACACGCGGCAGCCGGACCTGAACTGGGAGAACCCGGAGATCCGCGACGAGTTCCGCTCGGTGCTGCGGTTCTGGCTGGACCGCGGCGTGGACGGGTTCCGCGTCGACGTCGCGCACGGCATGGTCAAGGCCGAGGGCCTGCCCGACTGGGCCGGCCACTCCTCGATGATCTCCGAGGCCGAGACGGGCGACGGCGACGAGGGAGAGCAGGCAGGCGACGACGTCGACCTCGGCAACGTCGGCCCCATGTGGAACCAGCCCGGCGTGCACGAGATCTACCGCGACTGGCACGCGGTGCTCGAGGAGTACGGGGCCGACCGCATGCTCGTGGCCGAGGCGTGGGTCTCCCCGCTGCCCGAGCTCGCGCGCTACGTCCGCCCCGACGAGATGCAGCAGGCGTTCAACTTCGCCTTCCTCGCCTCGCACTGGCACGCCGACGAGCTCCGGAGCGTCATCGAGCACTCGATCCAGGTCAACGACTCCGTCGGCGCCCCGACCACGTGGGTCCTGTCCAACCACGACGTCGTGCGGCACGCCACGCGCTTCGGCCTGCGGTCGGCCGGGGGAACGTCGCGCCGGTCGGGCCCGACGACGACCAGGGCGACCCCGAGCTCGGCCTGCGCCGCGCCCGGGCCGCGACCCTGCTGA
- a CDS encoding alpha-amylase family glycosyl hydrolase — translation MSASVQDICTTHPVSVPRTEGLQWWHTAVIYQIYPRSFADSDGDGLGDLPGITARLGHLARLGVDALWLSPSTPRRRPTTATTSPTTATSTRSSAPSRTRTR, via the coding sequence ATGAGTGCGAGCGTCCAGGACATCTGCACCACCCACCCCGTCTCGGTCCCCCGGACCGAGGGTCTGCAGTGGTGGCACACCGCCGTGATCTACCAGATCTACCCGCGCTCGTTCGCGGACAGCGACGGCGACGGCCTGGGTGACCTGCCCGGCATCACCGCGCGGCTCGGTCACCTCGCGCGCCTCGGCGTCGACGCCCTGTGGCTCTCCCCTTCTACACCTCGCCGCAGGCCGACCACGGCTACGACATCGCCGACTACCGCGACGTCGACCCGATCTTCGGCACCCTCGCGGACGCGGACGCGCTGA
- a CDS encoding deoxyguanosinetriphosphate triphosphohydrolase — MSWQPPLMMHASGVSDVDRWLPEASKNVRRSPYERDRARLLHSSALRRLGAKTQVLAPSTDDFVRTRLTHSLEVAQVGRELAKQLGCDPDVVDTACLAHDLGHPPFGHNGEAALAEVAEDAGGFEGNAQTLRILTRLEPKVFREDGRCIGLNLTRASLDASAKYPWRREDAPRRVDGRRSRKFGVYDDDLEVFAWMRAGAPERTTCLEAQVMDLADDVAYSVHDVEDAIVGWRVEPRRLAEPAEQDRVVAQVRAWYDPTESDDELGAALQRLLASPLWVEAYDGTRESLAHVKDMASQLIGRFVGASVDATRASHGSGDLERYTARLEVPPTTRAEIAVLKGIAALYVMAPREHEPVYRYQRQIVSELVEVLVERPELTLEPSFLADHRQADDDAARLRVVIDQVASLTDLSAMAWHGRLVQQA, encoded by the coding sequence ATGTCCTGGCAACCGCCCCTGATGATGCACGCCTCCGGCGTGAGCGACGTCGACCGCTGGTTGCCCGAGGCGTCCAAGAACGTGCGCCGCTCGCCGTACGAGCGCGACCGCGCGCGGCTGCTGCACTCCTCGGCGCTGCGCCGACTCGGTGCCAAGACGCAGGTGCTCGCGCCCAGCACGGACGACTTCGTGCGCACCCGGCTCACGCACTCCCTCGAGGTCGCCCAGGTCGGCCGCGAGCTGGCCAAGCAGCTGGGCTGCGACCCCGACGTCGTCGACACCGCCTGCCTCGCGCACGACCTGGGGCACCCGCCCTTCGGACACAACGGCGAGGCGGCGCTCGCGGAGGTCGCGGAGGACGCGGGCGGGTTCGAGGGCAATGCCCAGACCCTGCGCATCCTCACGCGCCTCGAGCCCAAGGTATTCCGCGAGGACGGCCGGTGCATCGGCCTGAACCTCACGCGGGCGAGCCTGGACGCGTCGGCCAAGTACCCGTGGCGGCGCGAGGACGCGCCGCGTCGGGTCGACGGCCGCCGCAGCCGCAAGTTCGGCGTGTACGACGACGACCTCGAGGTCTTCGCCTGGATGCGCGCGGGGGCGCCGGAGCGCACCACGTGCCTCGAGGCCCAGGTCATGGACCTGGCCGACGACGTCGCCTACTCGGTGCACGACGTCGAGGACGCGATCGTCGGCTGGCGCGTGGAGCCGCGCCGGCTGGCCGAACCGGCCGAGCAGGACCGCGTTGTCGCCCAGGTGCGCGCGTGGTACGACCCGACCGAGAGCGACGACGAGCTGGGCGCGGCCCTGCAGCGGCTGCTCGCCAGCCCGCTGTGGGTCGAGGCCTACGACGGCACGCGCGAGAGCCTCGCGCACGTCAAGGACATGGCCAGCCAGCTCATCGGCCGGTTCGTCGGGGCGAGCGTCGACGCGACGCGGGCGAGCCACGGGTCGGGCGACCTGGAGCGCTACACGGCGCGGCTCGAGGTGCCGCCCACCACGCGCGCCGAGATCGCCGTGCTCAAGGGCATCGCCGCGCTCTACGTCATGGCGCCGCGCGAGCACGAGCCCGTCTACCGCTACCAGCGGCAGATCGTCTCCGAGCTCGTCGAGGTGCTGGTGGAGCGGCCCGAGCTGACGCTCGAACCGTCGTTCCTCGCCGACCACCGCCAGGCGGACGACGACGCCGCGCGGCTGCGCGTCGTGATCGACCAGGTCGCGTCGCTGACCGACCTGTCGGCGATGGCGTGGCACGGGCGGCTGGTGCAGCAGGCCTGA
- a CDS encoding LLM class F420-dependent oxidoreductase — MTAIRIGVQLQPQHATYAQLREAVLRSEEAGVDVIFNWDHFFPLSGEPDGLHYECWTMLGAWAEQTERAEIGALVSCNSYRNPELLADMARTVDHISNGRLILGIGAGWFERDYDEYGYEFGTAGSRIADLGRALPRIKERWSKLNPAPVREIPIMIGGSGPRKTLRLVAEHADVWHSFGDADALRERSALLTEHAAAVGRDDAAVERSVGVGKEPEEIGEELLAAGATFFTVSTGGPEYDLELTKRWIAWRDDRNARDPQEG; from the coding sequence ATGACCGCGATCCGCATCGGAGTCCAGCTCCAGCCGCAGCACGCCACCTACGCCCAGCTCCGCGAGGCCGTCCTGCGCTCGGAGGAGGCCGGCGTCGACGTCATCTTCAACTGGGACCACTTCTTCCCGCTCAGCGGTGAGCCCGACGGCCTGCACTACGAGTGCTGGACCATGCTCGGCGCCTGGGCCGAGCAGACCGAGCGCGCGGAGATCGGCGCCCTCGTGAGCTGCAACAGCTACCGCAACCCCGAGCTGCTGGCCGACATGGCCCGCACGGTCGACCACATCTCGAACGGCCGGCTCATCCTCGGCATCGGGGCCGGCTGGTTCGAGCGCGACTACGACGAGTACGGCTACGAGTTCGGCACGGCCGGCAGCCGGATCGCCGACCTCGGCCGGGCGCTCCCGCGCATCAAGGAGCGCTGGTCGAAGCTCAACCCCGCGCCCGTGCGCGAGATCCCGATCATGATCGGCGGCTCCGGCCCGCGCAAGACGCTGCGCCTGGTCGCCGAGCACGCCGACGTGTGGCACTCCTTCGGCGACGCCGACGCGCTGCGCGAGCGCTCGGCGCTCCTGACCGAGCACGCCGCCGCCGTCGGGCGCGACGACGCGGCGGTCGAGCGGTCGGTCGGGGTCGGCAAGGAGCCCGAGGAGATCGGCGAGGAGCTGCTGGCGGCAGGCGCCACCTTCTTCACGGTCAGCACCGGCGGGCCGGAGTACGACCTGGAGCTGACGAAGCGGTGGATCGCGTGGCGCGACGACCGCAATGCCCGCGATCCCCAGGAGGGGTGA
- the dnaG gene encoding DNA primase, with protein sequence MALLHRDSIAAVRETAKIEEVVGEHVALKSAGVGSMKGLCPFHDERTPSFHVRPPVQLWHCFGCGEGGDVISFVQKIDHLPFAEAVERLAGRYNVTLRYEEDATGAPSRPREEPGKRQRLVEAHRVAAEFFAQQLTSPEAGAARAFLAERGFDRAAAAHFGVGYAPKGWDSLLRHLQGRAFTQAELSAAGLVSQGNRGHYDRFRGRLMWPIRDLTGDVIGFGARRLYDDDPGPKYLNTPETPIYHKAQVLYGIDLAKKAISQGRQVVVVEGYTDVMACHLAGITTAVATCGTSFGTDHTRIIRRLLGDSQTGATGVLLSSGRAVGGEVIFTFDGDAAGQKAAMRAFDEDQQFAAQTFVSVSSDGLDPCEVRVQQGDGAVRKLISDREPLFEFAIRTALSDVDMATAEGRVAGLRVAAPVVATIRDVALRAEYARQLAGWVQMEPADVRRAVTDASRRRPPSRPGDSGGQQRGGPGGGRDGRDPRQGGGAEAPVPRAPVLTDPVARLERQVLEVALQFPAFAAPAGFDALDAQTFQVPSHRAVHDALRAAGGVAAPARTTVELGGTADAHRAASARWVTEVLEGATATLAPLVREMTVAPIPAVAGEMEGYTLGVVTALRRLGLTRRIGDLKSHALALDPGDPDSGAAWAQVYALEDERRRLSDT encoded by the coding sequence ATGGCCCTCCTCCACCGTGACTCGATCGCGGCGGTGCGGGAGACGGCCAAGATCGAGGAGGTCGTCGGCGAGCACGTGGCGCTGAAGAGCGCCGGGGTCGGCTCGATGAAGGGCCTGTGCCCGTTCCACGACGAGCGCACCCCCTCCTTCCACGTTCGCCCGCCCGTCCAGCTGTGGCACTGCTTCGGCTGCGGCGAGGGCGGCGACGTCATCTCCTTCGTCCAGAAGATCGACCACCTCCCGTTCGCCGAGGCCGTCGAGCGGCTCGCGGGCCGCTACAACGTCACGCTGCGCTACGAGGAGGACGCGACCGGTGCCCCCTCGCGGCCGCGCGAGGAGCCCGGGAAGCGCCAGCGGCTGGTCGAGGCGCACCGGGTCGCGGCCGAGTTCTTCGCGCAGCAGCTGACCTCGCCGGAGGCGGGCGCCGCGCGCGCGTTCCTGGCCGAGCGCGGTTTCGACCGCGCGGCGGCGGCGCACTTCGGTGTCGGATACGCCCCGAAGGGGTGGGACTCGCTGCTGCGCCACCTCCAGGGCCGCGCGTTCACGCAGGCCGAGCTCTCGGCCGCCGGACTCGTCTCGCAGGGCAACCGCGGCCACTACGACCGCTTCCGTGGCCGCCTGATGTGGCCGATCCGCGACCTCACGGGCGACGTCATCGGCTTCGGCGCCCGCCGGCTGTACGACGACGACCCCGGCCCCAAGTACCTCAACACCCCCGAGACGCCGATCTACCACAAGGCGCAGGTGCTGTACGGGATCGACCTTGCGAAGAAGGCGATCTCGCAGGGACGCCAGGTGGTGGTCGTCGAGGGCTACACCGACGTCATGGCCTGTCATCTCGCGGGCATCACGACGGCGGTCGCCACCTGTGGCACATCGTTCGGCACCGACCACACGCGCATCATCCGGCGGCTGCTGGGCGACTCGCAGACCGGCGCGACGGGCGTCCTGCTGTCCTCGGGACGCGCCGTCGGCGGCGAGGTCATCTTCACGTTCGACGGCGACGCCGCCGGTCAGAAGGCCGCGATGCGTGCTTTTGACGAGGATCAGCAGTTCGCCGCCCAGACGTTCGTCTCGGTCTCGAGCGACGGCCTGGACCCGTGCGAGGTGCGCGTCCAGCAGGGCGACGGCGCCGTGCGCAAGCTCATCTCCGACCGCGAGCCGCTCTTCGAGTTCGCCATCCGCACGGCGCTGTCGGACGTCGACATGGCGACGGCGGAGGGTCGGGTCGCGGGGCTGCGCGTCGCCGCGCCCGTGGTCGCCACCATTCGCGACGTCGCGCTGCGGGCCGAGTACGCGCGGCAGCTCGCGGGGTGGGTCCAGATGGAACCGGCCGACGTGCGCCGCGCCGTCACGGACGCGTCGCGGCGTCGACCGCCGTCGCGCCCGGGGGACTCGGGCGGTCAGCAGCGCGGGGGACCGGGCGGTGGGCGTGACGGCCGGGATCCCCGCCAGGGCGGGGGAGCGGAGGCGCCGGTGCCGCGCGCCCCGGTCCTCACCGACCCCGTGGCGCGTCTCGAGCGCCAGGTGCTCGAGGTCGCGCTGCAGTTCCCCGCCTTCGCCGCCCCCGCCGGGTTCGACGCGCTCGATGCGCAGACGTTCCAGGTGCCGAGCCACCGCGCGGTGCACGACGCCCTGCGCGCCGCGGGCGGCGTCGCCGCGCCGGCGCGGACGACGGTCGAGCTCGGCGGGACCGCCGACGCTCACCGCGCCGCCTCGGCGCGCTGGGTCACCGAGGTGCTCGAGGGCGCGACGGCGACGCTCGCCCCGCTCGTTCGTGAGATGACCGTGGCGCCGATCCCGGCCGTCGCCGGTGAGATGGAGGGGTACACCCTCGGTGTGGTGACGGCGCTGCGACGGCTGGGTCTCACGCGGCGGATCGGGGATCTCAAGTCCCACGCGCTCGCGCTGGACCCGGGCGACCCGGACTCGGGCGCGGCGTGGGCACAGGTCTACGCGCTCGAGGACGAGCGGCGCCGGCTCAGCGACACCTGA
- a CDS encoding VOC family protein, protein MPVTGPDFISLQVSDLDASQAFYETYLGLVRSPAGPPHAVVFTTQPVAFALRDVVPGTDLTVVDRPGLGVALWLHATEVQAIHDRLRADGHPIVADPIDGPFGRTFTFADPDGYHVTLHDQA, encoded by the coding sequence ATGCCCGTCACCGGACCCGACTTCATCTCCCTCCAGGTCAGCGACCTGGACGCGTCCCAGGCGTTCTACGAGACCTACCTGGGCCTGGTGCGCTCACCCGCCGGACCGCCCCACGCCGTCGTCTTCACCACCCAGCCGGTGGCGTTCGCGCTGCGCGACGTCGTCCCCGGGACCGACCTGACGGTGGTCGACCGTCCCGGGCTCGGCGTCGCCCTGTGGCTGCACGCGACCGAGGTGCAGGCGATCCACGACCGCCTCCGCGCCGACGGGCACCCGATCGTCGCCGACCCGATCGACGGCCCGTTCGGCCGCACGTTCACGTTCGCCGATCCCGACGGCTACCACGTCACGCTCCACGACCAGGCTTGA
- a CDS encoding MarR family winged helix-turn-helix transcriptional regulator, producing the protein MGQREQGVDLDTSLGYLLKQAASALRAAMEDELRPLGMTVTHYACLELLAQRPGLSGSELARGVFVTRQSMHVLLQALERDGAVTRPAAAAAGRALPAELTPRGRRALAGATAGVRSVEERMLAGLDDGDRDAARRLLRHMVAALGEGGAPLPTPPVVPPLGLEPRTDGL; encoded by the coding sequence ATGGGTCAACGCGAGCAGGGTGTCGATCTCGACACGTCCCTGGGCTATCTCCTCAAGCAGGCCGCGAGCGCGCTGCGCGCGGCGATGGAGGATGAGCTCCGACCGCTCGGCATGACGGTGACGCACTACGCGTGCCTGGAGCTGCTCGCGCAGCGTCCGGGCCTGTCCGGATCCGAGCTCGCGCGCGGCGTCTTCGTCACGCGGCAGTCGATGCACGTGCTGCTGCAGGCGCTCGAGCGCGACGGCGCCGTCACGCGGCCCGCCGCCGCGGCCGCCGGCCGGGCGCTTCCCGCCGAGCTCACGCCGCGGGGTCGCCGGGCTCTCGCCGGCGCGACGGCGGGGGTGCGGTCCGTCGAGGAGCGCATGCTCGCGGGCCTCGACGACGGCGATAGGGACGCCGCACGGCGGCTGCTGCGCCACATGGTCGCGGCGCTGGGGGAGGGAGGGGCGCCTCTGCCGACCCCTCCGGTGGTGCCCCCTCTGGGGCTTGAACCCAGGACCGACGGATTATGA